One Streptomyces hundungensis DNA segment encodes these proteins:
- a CDS encoding DUF6415 family natural product biosynthesis protein → MDADDITETIDSILDRCSTVPSPETSARRQKRLREYLRPLASTMAERISVELREGNPSAELLALALLFIQDKATASLPSDPELAHDAVRDLARHCRALLRLTTEDPTVQRQEQPAERARLIPANRTLPRGLS, encoded by the coding sequence TTGGACGCCGACGACATCACCGAGACGATCGACAGCATCCTCGACCGCTGCTCGACCGTGCCTTCGCCAGAAACGAGTGCTCGCCGGCAGAAACGTCTGCGCGAGTACCTGCGCCCCCTGGCCTCCACCATGGCCGAACGTATCTCCGTCGAACTCCGCGAGGGCAACCCATCCGCTGAACTACTCGCACTCGCCCTTCTGTTCATCCAGGACAAGGCCACGGCCAGCCTGCCCAGCGACCCGGAACTCGCTCACGACGCTGTACGCGACCTCGCACGCCACTGCCGCGCACTCCTGCGCCTGACTACCGAGGACCCGACAGTCCAGCGGCAGGAGCAACCCGCGGAAAGAGCGCGACTGATACCAGCGAACCGAACGCTCCCGCGAGGGTTGTCATGA